CTTCAGTCAATTGgctacaattaaaacaatggGTGTTTTCTGCCAGTAtaacatcatttttttctcaattaactATATCATATTTTACATGCACACTTAATAAAGGAATACCATGAACATACACTTTGAGTAACATCTATTCTGGTGCATTCATAACCCAGAAtcattcaatataacacacacaaacatacattacTGTATAATTTCAGACCTACGACCAGTTCAAATCGGTTAGACATGCAGAATTCAAATCCTGACATTTGTTAAGACATTATTAGTTGGTATTCAATTTTGCTAGCTAATTATAAAGCTCTGATTGTACAACATTTTGAAGGCTTTTTTGGTTTTCTACAGTGCTCTCCAACTACTCAGTTCATTATGTAGTATTCAGTTGTGATAATggtatgtttataatatatattttttttacttcacattAGTGGTCACGTTAACTCAAGGTAATACATTGTACAACAAATGCAAGCTAAATATAACCAGGCTATTCTTAATCCTCATTCAAGGCCAGTTTTAGTTCATTAGTAAGAACACGATTTTTCTCAAGTTGCTGGTAGAGTCGATCTGCACAGTCGGTAAGCAGGTTAAAAGAAGAGAGAAAAAGAATCAGGAAGTGTTAAGCAAAAGACACAATAGCATGCAACTGGAGAAACTGTTAAGACTCACTGCAAACCAATAACAGTTGAAAAGCCATACTGCACCTTTTTGCAAAGGAATAGCAGTCCAGAGAAGAATGGGTGGTCTGGTAacttcagcttttttattttagataacCAAGGTCAAACTAGATTCAGAATGCAGACCCCATTATCTTTCTAGCACTCACATAGCATATTCTAAGCAATATTAGGTCTCAACCATTACAGTATGGAAATAGAACTTCACTTCAACAAACTAAATGAATAAATTACACCTAGCAGAGATAACCTGTTGGAGCTGATTGCTTTAATCTGAACTGACGTGCACTATGTATCAatgcatttacagtatgtataaaCGGCAAACCTCAAGTTAAATATGGCAACttgcagcaaaataaaaacttttataaaatacaattgttcaAACAATGTAAGGATGTTTCCAGTACTGGGTGGAAGAGCATGGATGACAGCTTTACAAACCTGCATTAAACTAGAGATAAACTCAGGATAAAAGAAGCAATACCAGTCCAAACCAATCCCAGTTGCTGTTTGGCAACACATCATTTGTGGATAATTGAATCAAGATAAAGGGCAGTTTTTCTGTAAGGTCTTGTGTACACAAGAAACAGTTTCCCTTTGAGTTTTAAGCACCACAATCAAGTTGAATTTTACACAGAAATATATTCCCTTGGTGTTGGGCTACTGCATTCTCCCACAGCCTTGTAGGATCTAAatttgttgacagtccagtttgtttgcattactCAGAGAAAACTGAAGGGACAACAAGTCCTTGCCCCTTGAAATCTGTTTGCTAGCTTGCCACTCTGAAAAAGCACATACTATTGGAAGTAGTAGATGGTTTGTTTAAACTAATAATATTTCACAAGAAACATCGACAGATCTTGTTTATTCAACATGGCCTTACAAGGTCTGAAAGCCAAACAGACTAGATATTGCGCACCAAAGCTCTATAATTTCCTGCTTGTTACTGTCGAGCAGTCCAAAGAAAGGCAAATTTCACTACCTGTTTCACTTTGCAAATTTTGAATGCAAATCTACTGAGGATATGTGACTATGGGTACCTGGGGTTTGTGTGTAAAATACAAAAttcacacataaataaataaataaataaagactctGTCTACACATCATAACCACCATTGCTGAATCCTATCCATAACCCACAAGACAGAATGAGTTAGCCAAAAGAATAATCCCTGAAGATTCTGAAAGCATAGGTTCTTAGTTTATTAGAGCATCTTAACAATAATGtagcagagagagacagagcaagatagagagagaaaacaaCAGATACAGAGTTCATAGATAGAAGGAAGTTTATTTTACATAGAGCAAAATGATTTCACAGGGTCTGTACAAGAGAAGGGATACGTGACAATGACTGCTAAATTGTGAATAAGGGTGCTAACATGGGTAAAAGCACAGAAAGGATGGAGAAAGGGGTTAAGAACTTGAGAAACGCTGGAGAGAGCAGAATGAGGGCTATTCTGCCGGCTGGAGACGTCTTTGATGTTTTGCAGGGGAAACAATTTATCTGTACGAAAAATAAGGTGAACAAAAGcatgaagcaaaaaataaataaataaataaataaaaataacaaagcaaagcaACTGACCAATAGCATAGAACCAAAGCAGGGCATTGCTAAATTAAATAACAATCTATCATGGTAAGAAAGCGCAGTGATTCATTCCTATTGTGCTGGAAAATCTGAGGGAGTCACCAAATTCTTTAACTTTGTAATGATATTGCATTGCCAATCAGTTTCTATCCGATCACTTTTCTTTCTGCCTATTCCTGTATCGTTTAGGGATGCAGGGTTTTCAGTACAGCTCTGCATGCAAAGACTCATCTTTCTAATGATGCTGGCGGGATGTGTCTCTCTTCAAGTAGGACAGAACAAATGGACACTGGCTCGGGACAAATAGGGGCAGCCCTGCCTACATTTTTAGATttaggctgggggggggggggctgaactTATAACAACTTAAACTTGACCAAATCACCATTACTTGGGTGCTCCAATCAGCTGAAGTATTCACAGGAAAAGGCATAACAgcagaacacaaaaaaagaaaaccaagcaGTGGCTTAACGCATGCAACTCTGCAGGAGGCTTTACTTTGCTCTCCAGATCTGGGAAACCGAAGGCTTCGATCAACCAGCCCTTGTGGGTAACAGTTAGTGGAATAAACAAGTCAATTCTGTTAAAAGGTCAAAGAAAAGGGGAACATATTGCAGAGGGTAAAGAGATAGAAACAAGTTATGAACCCgtttaaaatgtctttcattCGTGCATTTAATGGGTTACCATCTGTAGGTGGGGTCTCTTTTTAGCATGCAGGGTTCTGAAGAGAGACAACccaatagctttaaaaaaagaggTTATTTTCTAAAGCAATCAAGGATGGGAATAAAAGTTTGAGTGAATACAGGTGCCACTACTGCGGACTAGGCAAACTTTAAAAAGATCACAAAGTTTTATTTCCCTCCTCGAAGTACCAGAGTGAACAGTTccacaatacaaacaaactggATTTTTTGGGCAAATAAAGCAATTAGCCATTTGATAATTATACAAAAGTTAGAAAATAATTCTAGCCCATTTGACTTTTGTTTACCATATAATGGAACCAATGCGTATGCCATACCCATTTGTGTATCAATCATTTCACTTGATAGTCCAAATACTGCCATAAGGCTTTATGGGCAGtagaagagaaaaaagaaatacaaaatatgtgaagtaattgtctatattttttttcaatatcttaTTCCAAAACTCATTATTACCatattggaggaaaaaaaaaaaaaaaaaaaaaaaaaaaaaaaaaaaaaatcttactgtaGCAGGGTATGGCATAACTGCAGTAATAGTCTCTATTGAAGTGATAGTATTTGGCAAAATAATACGGAGAGCAAAAATAATTACCCAAGTTATCATATTTGTTCTCCAGCATTATTGTTCCATATAGTCCACCAAACAGAGGTTATTCGATACTGTGAAATACTCTGCTGTACTTTCCTTCCATacgaaaaaaaaagtgcagcaaACGAAAGATATTTCCAGTTCTCCCAAATGCAAACCAAAAACAATGGTCCATTAGATGTTGTATAAACAGAAGTGAAAATAAGGATATAGATACGATGGTGAAGGCATGTGCAAGGTAGTACAGGAGGACATGAAGGTACAGAAGCAAGCAGGCACACAGCAGTAGGAGATTTACATTGAAGTCATGTCGTTGAGAGCGTGGTCCAGCTCCTCGCTGATTGCTTTGTACTTCAGTTTCTGAGCGTACAGCTCATCTACGGGGGGTGCAGCGCAAGGCAGAGGGTGAGAAGAGGAGGGAGATGGAGTGATCAGGTGATGGAGGATGAAGGCAGTGACAGACCACCCAACCCAGCAGGAAGTGTGACAAAGCACAACAGGAAAAGGTGACAGCCAACCAGAAAATAGCggagaaaaaggaaagaaaaaaaaagggcaaacaaTTAACAGGGAACCGAATGGAGCTTAGTACAGTATAAGGTTATCCTTGGAATGCTCCACACACCACCACTTTTTTTAACTGATCAGAAGCTTCTTAAATAGATCTAAACATGGATCTTTACATAGAACATTTTCTAGAcaagcctaaaaaaaaaacaggcaatagAATGGCAACAAGAATCAGCACATCGGCCAGAATTATCGACTTTTGAGTGACTTATCCAGCCAGCTAAGACCTCTCaacatagtacagtacagtaagccCTTAACTAGAACACACCTAAAGCTATGGAGGTTACTTCAGACTTGTGATGAACACTAAATAGAAAACGCATTCGAGAAGTGTACGACTGGCTGAAATAAGCCACAAACAGCAACTGGTTAGGCATCTCATGAAATGTTTTCTGTTAGCCACAATGTCCAAGGCACAAACCGAATCGTACACATACAATTAAATTGTCATTGCTGCCCTATCCATTACAGTTTGACATCAGTGGTTCAAGTCATAGTCCACAGAAGGTGCTCATCTCATTTGAATATGTGCCatttatatatttagatttaattGCTAAATGAACACCTCTGCAAACAAAAGGCATTAAATAATGACAATTTGGGATAGCTTGCTTATTTTGAAGTGGAAACAGGAAAGGAAAGGTAAATAGAAGTACTGGTCTGGTTTGAACAGGCAAGAACACTGGTTTTATAAAATGATGCATTTGatcatttaaaacagtttaaaaaagaaagcaatgtaaAAGTCGTACCTTCCAAGTCATCAATGCTCTTCTCAAGCTTGGCAACAGTCCTCTCAGCGAACTCAGCACGTGTCTCAGCCTGCAATGGTAGAGAGGCTTGAGTATTGGCCCCTTCACAatgacacaaagcaaaataaagagaACTACTAATGAAATGTGAATGCTGCGCTATCCATCACTCACCTCCTTCAGTTTGTCAGTGAGGACTTTGATCTCCTCCTCATACTTGTCTTCCTTCTGTGAGTACTGTGGGTAGATTGCATAAGACACTTTAGAATTAGGCACAAACCGGTGCTTCAAACAACTACTACAACTAGGGTGTTGATCGGATTAACTTTTTTTGGAACTagctaggtttttttttcccctcttattAGCTGTACTATTCGGAAACATCTGTGCAGATCGCATTCTGTAAAACCAGCTTAATAAATAACTGCTAAAACGATATGATTACCTTAACTTACTTATGAATGTGTGGTCAGTTTTAATTGTCTAAAGTGTGTCAGATCTTTAAAAGACACAACTTAACTATTTCCCATTGTGGTTTAGCAATTTTAATTAGCAGTTCAATAAACCACTAGTGGGGAAAACCTGCAGTATTGTAATATTATAGAATTATTTAAATCTGTCATCGTTTAGATTATCAAAACAGAGATGTAGCTTCTTGGTATCAGGCTGGTTGAATGGGTCACTGGCCTACCTTCTCGGCCTGTGCCTCCAGTGACTTCAGGTTGTTGGTCACAGTTTTCAATTCTTCTTCAAGCTCAGCACATTTGCTGTTATTTTAGAAACAGATTGAAGAGGGACGGATGGCGGCAAAAGTAGAGAATGATTGGAAAGACAGACACAGAATGcacaaaacagaaacaggaaaagtggaagagagaaaaaaaggagGGGAAAAAATTTTACtaaaaatacagggaacaagAGGACACCTGAAAGTAGTGGACTGCAGCAAGGTTCTGACAATCCTGTTCATTCAAATCAATCGGTTTGATTTTACAGATCCTAGTTCAGGCAAATTACCATTTagagaggaaaacaaacaattgaaattaAGGTGTGAGCAGGACAGGAAGCAGTGAAGATTCATCCAAAATGTGAAAGTGTTGATGCAGTTAGGATGGACAGCTTTCATTAGTAATTGTACCTTTTCCTCCCCAGCAATTTTTGACTTAAAGATATGTTCGAGTATTCTTAGCTCTTGGTCCACAATCTTGACTCGGCTGTTAGTGAATATATGCAATGCACAAGgccatacaaaagaaaaaaaatgagcatgcaacaattttttaaatatatatatatatatatatatatacatatacacacacacacacacacacacacacacacacacacacacacacacacacacacacacacatgcagttaaAACAAAGTGCAACTGTATGTCAAAcgacagtgtttaaaatgtaatctgagAAACATATTatttgtgtgtataaatatacCATAGAAATGCAAACAAACATTATGTGGGTGAATTGCAATATTAGACATGCTTGATATTATTTAGCCAAACATAAAAgctttgtgttgaaaaaaaaaagagctcttACCCTTCTGACAGCTCAGCACGCTCCTCGGTACGCTCCAGATCACTCTCAATGATCACCAGCTTACGTGCAACCTTTAGGTAAAGCACAGGCAAAGGACAGCTTTATAGCAAGGATTACTGTCACCACATTCTACTTGAACATGGGCTACTAGAAATGGAAACATGCCAATCACTCAGCAGAAAGAATTTAATCGATCCAAATGATACATATTAAAAGAGACAGCAATTTGCTAtttgctgcatttttaaatgtctaaaagtgtcgcttatttattgatttggtgGGGTCTGTGTACACCCCAAAATCTAATTTGGGAGACTAGATCTAAGCAGAGATCCAAAAGCTTTTGTCaagttttaaaatttaatttttgatttCCCCATATAAGAGAAGATCAGTCAGCCAGCCACATGATAAAAACTTGCCTCTTCATATTTGCGGTCAGCCTCCTCAGCAATGTGCTTGGCCTCTTTAAGCTGGATCTCCTGCAGCTCCATCTTCTCCTCATCCTTCAAGGCTCTGTTCTCAATAACCTTCATGCCTCTATAATAAAGAAAGCAGCAAAGTTAGGACGGCTAGGTTACAAACGGTTACACAACAAAATCACTTGATCACTAAATGCATAGCACAAGCTACCAAAACATTgctctcaacactgcagacctatATACAGGTATAAGATAGATAACTCAGTAAACTAAACTACACATTctagtatttattttcagtataaaAAATACCTTGAAACGATTTAATTATTGCTGCAAAGAGTCAAAAATTGAAGTGGCTTCTTTCTACAACAGCATCACAAGAAAAGcagtttatacatttatttttatcattgcAAATGACACTTAGGAGTTTTGTCATTATATTTTTCACTCCATGTATCATAGGCAGGGGTGTTATAAACTGTGTATATAAAAGAAAATTATTCAGTCATTTTGCCACTAGGCAATGCTGTAATGAGCACTAGTTGTCAGCCGATAGAAGGGTTGCACTACCTCCTTTGTATTGGGCACCACTGTCAACATTAAAAACATCAGAATGCTGCAGGTTCACAGGGGCAAAGTGGCACACTAACTTTGTAATCCCCCTGTACAGTGGTAACACCCTTACAATGAAACTGCGCTGATGATAAGCACTATCACTGATAGACACCAGCTGCTGCACTCTATGTCACCCCATCACGGACAGACAGAGCTATCAGGGTAAACGTAGAGGAAGGGATTTCTCCTTACACACCTCTCGCTCTCATCAGCTGCCTTCTCAGCCTCCTCCAGCTTCTGCAGGGCAGTGGCCAGACGCTCCTGAGCACGATCCAACTCCTCCTCAACCAGCTGGATGCGTCTGTTCAGGGAAGCTACATCAGCCTCAGCCTAGACCAAGAAGAGAAGAAGCACCGCATAAAGCTCCCGCCGTGCTCGATTTGTCACCAGCTTCCTCTGCTCTCTTGTCACAttgtacatgttaaatacatcagATCATCCTCAAGTATGGTAAGTTTTGGCGTATCTGGAAACACATCTCTGAGCAATACAAATTGGTGGAAATAAGTCAGAAACTGATCTACAGTATATTGACAAACTATTTGTCTTTGCAAACTCCGGTAgatataaaagcaaaacaaaccgTAATTTCCGTACACACTTTTCCTGTTTGTCAAGAATACAGATCATTTTGGACTTTTCATCTGGAGAGATCCCTAATTTGTTTATGGAAAGTTAAGTTTCCTCACCCACTTCCAAAAGGCTTCATCAAACAGCGGTTTCCAAATGAGAACGAGAAACAGATTTCAAGGTAGACTGTGCATTACTTTCCATACAAAAACACATCTAAtttgtttaatgaattaaaaaaaggtaatgtgGTCTGTTAATGGTACAACTCAGGTGCACTGGAATGAAAAGTTATGGTACACTGGATGACTATTATGAATGCATGGACCGAAACTGATGTGCATAATGATGTACATATACAGAAAGATATACAGAATCCATCCTATTCTTATTTTTCACAAAAATGAATCTAAGCAGTCAGATTCATAACCCTTTTTACATATATGCAAAACATAGGGCTACTGGTTTGTGTGCTGGCATACTTTAGTTTTGCTTAGCTTCTCAAAGAAAAATCTAGTGAGTCCAGAAAGCATagaaaccaaaaacatgttttactgtaagTAAAGCAAATCGCCCCTAAATCAGAGAAAGGGATTCCAAACTCCTAGTCCTTTCCTGAAAGTGAGAGTGTACTTGACTAGTATAATTCTGCCCAGATGTAGacttttctgaaataaaaatatatttattgacttCTGCAGGTCTTTACAGAGAAGCTACACTGTTCTTTAGTCTTAATTTTAACTTGCATTTTAACCAAATTTCCCTTGAAGAGTAAAAGTTCAGTATTCTTtgtataaattttaaaaagtctgaaaCTAACAAATGAGTGGCCAATGTACATATTGTAGAATTTGACTTTAGGCTAGTGAAGTAAATGACTCGAACAAAACTAAAACTAGTCTGATGGTTTATTTTTAGTAGCTAGGAAACAAAAAGACAGCTTTGTACAGCACTAGACTGATGCTTTGCTACAGTATCAAATAAGCAAACAAGGttttgtgacatttttgtttgttttacaagcaTGACGCATGACAACTGAAATATAGATGCCTATAACCGAAAGGACTAATAATGAGTAAAGGTCAAGCTAGTATTTCCTGTTTCACTAACTCTGCTAAACTATAATGTTTGGCTCGTTCACCCTAGCTGCACTACCCATACAACGCTCCTTCACCAAGCACTTTATTTCCTTATAAGgcaatttaaaaaagcagtagTGGACATCAAGTGGCTCCCTGTTCTAAGATAAACAGACTTTTCTTACATATAAAGCTGTGTGTCAGGGTGCAGCATCCCTATCTCAGAGTTCCCTCCAGAAGCTACTTTCATAACTCTTGTCATTCTTCATAAAGACGCAATATGTTAGCTGTCCATTGTTTAGAGTCTGTCTATCACTGCAGTTGGGATTTGCATTGATGTAATTAATTTGTGAAATCAGCACATTTCATTGTGTGGTTGTGTTCAATAAAGTAGTGGTTGCACGTCATGATTTAAGCATCACAGGAATgatgaagacaaaaaaacattcattccATCACCCATGACTTGCACATGCCTTACAAGGAGGTAATCTTCACATTTCTGTAGtagtatttgtcatgcatgaagTATGCAAACTGCCCTTCCTTTGTAACACCCAGAGTGAACGCTGGGTGAAGGGTTTTACAATCCAAAATGATTAAATGTAGATTTCCTGACTGCTGCCTAACAAATACCACATCACACAGTGAACGGAATTACCTCCGAGGCACTGGCTCATCAAAATCAGGAACAATATTGTCCCTGTTATCAACTGATAAAACCAgcttaacaaataattatacaaaattcCTGAAATGCCGAACAGATACCAGTACATCTGTCAGACCTTGACTGTgctaaaggcaaaaaaaaaaacccaaaaacgtACATGTAATACAGTGATATGTGCGTAACCTGTcacagtttttttgtcttatttcctactaaaacacacacttttaaattCCAAAATCTGTGTCTATATCTGTGTAGCGGTACCCAGAATATGATTAACTGACTATGTAGCAGGCCTCCTTTGAAAGCTAGCCAAAACAAAATCTGTGTGTGCATAAGAATCACCTTGTCCTAGGTGAGAAGGCCTAGACAGAGGTAACAAGCTAGTTTCCTGTTCGCTGTTTACAGTCAAAATGTTGCTTTCTGTTTGCCAAAGCTTGCACCAAGGACAAAGAAAATAGTTTGATGACAGTGAGATGGGCAACTGTACATCATACCAGGCATAATGTAATTGTCCACCTGCTGCTAATAcgacttatattattattattattattattattattattattattattattattattattattataataataataatgctgatacTGCTTTAACTTAGGTTAAATACATTTGCTGTTCTATTTTATCTAAGTATGACAGTTGTCATAATAGCACTTTTTGATATACACAAAAAAAGCCCGTCTTAAAACAAAAGCATCAACATAAACAAATATTGCCTGTAATAATATGATCATAGTTTACATTGTCATCCATACATAGCCAAACCCGTCCTAATTTAACTCAAACACACAAGCTTACAGACTCTCGGGCTTTTCTTTCCAAATCCAGCTCTttctgcagcctctctgcttTGTCTTCTGCAGAATCTGCTTGTCCCTGCAGgctctttattttcctttttacagCTTCAAGGGACGTTAAACCAGACATAATTGTAATAGCGGTGTATTCGATAATCTATGCTAGTTAAGAATCAATTTTTAAGACACAGAGCGTACGTAGTAACGCCCTGACGTGATTCAGTTGCTACAGCTGCCTGGATCTGTGCAGTGAGACGCACAGAACATCTGCGCCGCTCTTGGTACCGGAAGTAACCTTGATTTCATTACAGAGATTTGGcgaggaaaaaaaatgtatgctggCAACTTTGTCATGGCACTTTGCCATTTTCCGATAACGTCATCTCCACGTTTGTAAGCTGGGTTCATAAGCGTCTgataataaaagtaaaagaaataaaataatggccACGCCTAGTTATTTACATCCCTACAGCGCATTTCAGTGTCTAAGTATTGACTGCCACCTGCTGGCACACGTGAAGCATTACTCCATAACTAAACAGCCAATCAGAAAAGTTAAGCTATTACTTTTAAATTCTACCTTTACCTTTACTTGGGTTATTTCGATAttactgaaaatgcattttactgcATATACCGTTtaacactataaaaacaaaagttttatgCTACCCATTAGTTGTATAGtatgggattattattattattattattattattattattattattattattattattattattattattattattatgattattattgtcgATATCGTTTGAATCAAAATACAAGTAGCctagaaaccaaaacaaataagaaGCTAAGAAATCACATGGAAATACGGTGAAGGGTTGGGACACATTATTTGATCTGCCAGCAAGATTTGCTGCGCTATAGAACAGAACTCTCTCATGCAGGGAACATGAATGCTACAGTAACAGGTGAGTCTGCGACAGCAACAGTAGGACCCTCAAGTATTTGAAGACTTTACAGAAACCTGCTCCTGACAACTGATTAACACGTCTTGTTGAGACTGCTATTTTTCTAAGGATGAAACCACAAAATTCTTGTCAGCGTTAGGGAaaacagtctaaaaaaaaaactatagctgTGAAAAGCAAAACTcagtttcattgtatttaaaaaaaacaaacaaacaagcaaacaaacaaaaaaaaccctgtataTTAATAGACCGCAGGCAGTTTCTAGTTACAACGCCTTGTACATGTatagtgcaattattattattctgatggAAATGGCTATGAACACTACAATTATTATGTCTACAAACGTACATTCTGAATTCTGTTTTCCTATGTCAACCCTATACATAAATAGTTAGCATAGTTTTCCTTATAAGGAACATCTTATACTGAGCTACAGACCTCCCATTCTACATATGGCAGATGGTATGATTTAGCCAATTGGAAGTTAGTACTACTGTGTATGTCCGATTCTGAAATTATTGCAGAATACATCAACGATCACGTGATCTGTCAAGTATTCACAGGTTAACAGTTTAGCAGCCCAATAAAACAGTACCCCTATAACGCACCGTGTTATGTTATGACgcataccattttttaaattatatttcaaaaacggatattaaaatatttctaatttGAATGGAATATCTCAATGATGACATATGCTTCTTCAATTGCAAGGAAATTAACAGGGGTCGAGGTTTAAATGTTAAACTTGAGGGACACTCCTTTTTAACTGCAGTGCGTCTTAAATTATTGGAAGCAGAAGGCAAGGGGGCGCTCTAACTTTACCATATAAAGCACTGAGCTATATATAACCACCGGCTCGCGCTGCTCTGAAACTGCACGTCCAGCAGATTTCATCTTTCAGCCTGGCTCTGTGTTTTGGAGATGTATCCTTTACTTGGCATGCATGAATACAAGCGTATAGTATTGGAAGGAAACCAATTCCGGGGGGTTATTAATaaggggggacgggggacgggggggggacGGGACACACCGAATTATTTGTCACATTCTTCTCATTTGTGAGTGAAACTTGATTTAAAATGACAGCCTCTCAATTTAAGACATATCAAAACAAAATCCTTTCAGGACCAGTTTAACCAGGTGAATTCGACAGACATGCCAATAAAATGGCGTGCAGGTGTTACAGGTTTGCTGGGAAGTAGTGAAAAGCATGAAAGAGGGTGTGAGTGCCTGTACTTACATCGGTGGCTTTCTTCTCGGCCAGTTCCAGTTTCTCCTGGGCATCTTTCAATGCCTCGGAGTACTTGTCCAGCTCATCCTCGGTTCCCTTGAGCTTTTTCTGCAGAGCCACCAGCTCATCGTcaagctgaattattattattatttgttttttaagaggTTCAATAAAGATGAAGGGTGTGCAGCAGGATACAGGGAGCGTGAGCGCGCACAGAGAGAGAGCGCACAGAGGCAcggagaaaagagaaagaaaaagacaagcaGTTAGAAAAGATGTTTCTGGATAACCAAATACCTTTGTAGCGTTTTCATCAGAACTTAGCAGCTTTTCTTCAGCAGACTGGAACCCCTCGAGCAGTCTATCCCTGTCGTCTTCG
This window of the Polyodon spathula isolate WHYD16114869_AA chromosome 24, ASM1765450v1, whole genome shotgun sequence genome carries:
- the tpm1 gene encoding tropomyosin alpha-1 chain isoform X4, translated to MDAIKKKMQMLKLDKENALDRAEQAESDKKAAEDRSKQLDDELVALQKKLKGTEDELDKYSEALKDAQEKLELAEKKATDAEADVASLNRRIQLVEEELDRAQERLATALQKLEEAEKAADESERGMKVIENRALKDEEKMELQEIQLKEAKHIAEEADRKYEEVARKLVIIESDLERTEERAELSEGKCAELEEELKTVTNNLKSLEAQAEKYSQKEDKYEEEIKVLTDKLKEAETRAEFAERTVAKLEKSIDDLEEKLAQAKEENLNMHQMLDQTLLELNNL
- the tpm1 gene encoding tropomyosin alpha-1 chain isoform X8, which codes for MSGLTSLEAVKRKIKSLQGQADSAEDKAERLQKELDLERKARESAEADVASLNRRIQLVEEELDRAQERLATALQKLEEAEKAADESERGMKVIENRALKDEEKMELQEIQLKEAKHIAEEADRKYEEVARKLVIIESDLERTEERAELSEGKCAELEEELKTVTNNLKSLEAQAEKYSQKEDKYEEEIKVLTDKLKEAETRAEFAERTVAKLEKSIDDLEEKLAQAKEENLNMHQMLDQTLLELNNL